The genome window CAGTCCAGCCTTGAATCCGGCTCCTGGCAAGGCTCGTCTGATCGACaaccacaccatcaccacaaaTTGTTTTATCAAGGGGCATCGCAAGGCGGATCTTTATCGAACagatggctggctggctggctggctgccATGGAGATGTTTACTGCAAAGGACAATGGGGTTTTCTATCCCACACTCACCCTTGCAGCACCTAAGACATTGTGCACGAACACAACATCGTAGGAGAAAAGTTAGAAGAGCTGGTGCCTGCAGAGCTGTGACACTTTGCGTATGAATCGAAACGCCGTAGACAGAACAGACAGTCATGCACATGACGCCATCCGACCGCGGTGTAACCACTgactacctacttactacagtATCTTCTTACAGTAAGTTAGTTAACAGCCAAACAGCTCAAAAAACATCAACCCCTCTCGGCATTACTAATCCGTTCTCCGCACCGAGCCGGGCCTTAACAAAACAAGCTCCAACTCTGGAGCATCAAGCTCAATCAAACATACCAGCTCTCAATCTTCTCTATCAGATTTCCACTAAACCGAtacagctccagctccatctAACATATCAATCAATTCGACAgatccatcaccaccatgcaAGTCCTCCTGTTAGGCGGCCACGGCAAAGTAGCCCTGCAACTGACCCCGCTTCTCCTCGCCCGCTCCTGGAACGTCACCAGCGTCATCCGCAACGCCGAGCACGAGAACGAGATCCTCGCTCTAGGCAAAGGCACCAAAGGCAAACTGAACGTCCTGCTCTCCAGTCTCGACGATGTGAAAAGCGACGCCGATGCCAAGAACATCCTCGACCGCGTTTCCCCAGACTATGTCGTCTGGTCTGCAGGTATGTATAATGCGCCAAACCATGCAAAAAGCCGTGGTTGGGATTGAAACATACCCACAATCCTATTAAGACaatctgcatcatcatcatcataatcctccacccacccctgCACACCTGCAAGCCCAGCTCAAATCCACACATCACATCCAACGCCCCTCCCTATCCACTCATCCAACGGTCCCCCAAAatacacaccaccaccaccacccaaactAACCACCCCTTTTACAAAAAAACCATAGGAGCCGGCGGCAAAGGCGGACCCGCACGCACGCACGCCATCGACGAAGTAGCAGCGAAGCACTTCCTGAGCGCCTCATTCTCCCACCCGAGCGTACGCAAATTCCTCCTCGTCTCTTGGATCGGCAGCCGACGCAAGCAACCCACCTGGCTATCGGACGACGAATGGGCGGGTCTCCAGAACGTCTTCTATAACGTCCTCCCCGCATACGCCAAGGCCAAGCTCGAAGCGGACGAGTACATGACTGCGCTGGCGGCGGCGCGCAAGAAGCTTGTTGCTGCGGGGGCCGCGCAGCCCCTGCAGGCGATTAATCTGCGACCGGGAACGTTGACGGATACGCCTGCGACGAGGAAGGTGGATCTggggaagacaaagaagggCAGGGCGAATGTGTCGAGGGAGGATGTGGCCATTGTGGCGGATGCGCTGCTGGCGAgggatgatgttgaggggtggttggatttgttggagggaggggaggatgtggaggttGCTGTTGAGAGAGTTGCGAGAGAGGGGGTGGATGCTGTTGAAGgcgaggatgtggaggggatggtgaggaggtttGGGTTGTAAGTCTTCTCCGTATACTTATGATATTCAGGATGATGCTATATTCATGATAATGATATTGAAACGA of Aspergillus luchuensis IFO 4308 DNA, chromosome 7, nearly complete sequence contains these proteins:
- a CDS encoding uncharacterized protein (COG:G,M;~EggNog:ENOG410PN77;~InterPro:IPR036291,IPR016040;~PFAM:PF13460,PF01370); the encoded protein is MQVLLLGGHGKVALQLTPLLLARSWNVTSVIRNAEHENEILALGKGTKGKLNVLLSSLDDVKSDADAKNILDRVSPDYVVWSAGAGGKGGPARTHAIDEVAAKHFLSASFSHPSVRKFLLVSWIGSRRKQPTWLSDDEWAGLQNVFYNVLPAYAKAKLEADEYMTALAAARKKLVAAGAAQPLQAINLRPGTLTDTPATRKVDLGKTKKGRANVSREDVAIVADALLARDDVEGWLDLLEGGEDVEVAVERVAREGVDAVEGEDVEGMVRRFGL